In Thermotomaculum hydrothermale, a single genomic region encodes these proteins:
- a CDS encoding 1-acyl-sn-glycerol-3-phosphate acyltransferase, with translation MLVAPHTSNWDFVHLMFFSFLVEVKVSWFGKHTIFKWPFGRLFRYLGGVPVDRSKHHSFVEKMIKEFEKRDKFILALSPEGTRKPVKNWKSGFYFIAKTLNLPVVLLGLDYKEKTINFLFPIYFDEKTSKEEAIGTVKKLFSRFNAKYPEKFIC, from the coding sequence GTGCTTGTTGCACCTCATACCTCTAATTGGGATTTTGTACACTTAATGTTTTTTTCATTTTTGGTTGAGGTTAAGGTTAGCTGGTTTGGCAAGCATACCATCTTTAAATGGCCGTTTGGAAGGCTTTTCAGGTATTTAGGCGGTGTCCCTGTTGATAGAAGCAAGCACCACAGTTTTGTTGAAAAAATGATTAAAGAGTTTGAAAAAAGGGACAAATTTATACTTGCTCTATCGCCTGAAGGAACGAGAAAGCCTGTTAAGAATTGGAAGAGTGGGTTTTACTTTATTGCAAAAACTCTGAATTTACCTGTTGTCTTGTTGGGGCTTGATTACAAAGAAAAAACAATAAACTTTCTTTTCCCGATTTATTTTGATGAAAAAACATCAAAAGAAGAGGCAATTGGTACGGTTAAAAAACTTTTTTCAAGATTTAATGCAAAATACCCTGAAAAATTTATATGTTAG
- a CDS encoding NAD(P)-dependent oxidoreductase — translation MKVLINTLHPVDVWNIPEKYAIRLQKEFPQIKVVYLKSKENLIKEIKDTDIYFGWYCGKDCFTYARNLKWIHTPQIGVGKFFSVEGLLDRVILTNASPVDRRQIGEFAFSLFLALHFGHSKIIKNYLERKWARKEIGDFFLDKKRKPLKDMIAVVLGYGGIGKVIAEMLSSVVKEVRIIKRKKEDIPFKVYTLDEWMDYLPDSDAVFIAIPADKTTSHFFNYEKIESFKNCPYIVNVGRGKVVNEKDIAEGLKKGKINGYATDVCEIEPPDENFLLWGFDNVIISPHISALEPDFWEKQFDFFVKNLRKFLNGEKLESIVND, via the coding sequence ATGAAGGTATTGATAAATACCCTTCACCCTGTTGATGTCTGGAATATACCTGAAAAATACGCTATAAGATTACAAAAAGAGTTTCCTCAAATTAAAGTTGTTTATCTGAAATCAAAAGAAAATCTAATTAAAGAAATTAAAGATACAGATATTTATTTTGGCTGGTACTGCGGAAAAGATTGTTTTACTTATGCAAGAAATTTAAAATGGATTCATACTCCACAGATTGGTGTGGGGAAATTTTTTTCAGTTGAAGGATTGCTTGATAGGGTAATTCTCACAAATGCTTCCCCTGTTGATAGAAGGCAGATAGGAGAGTTTGCCTTTTCCCTATTTTTAGCTCTTCACTTTGGTCATAGCAAGATTATAAAAAATTACCTTGAAAGAAAATGGGCAAGAAAAGAAATAGGGGATTTCTTTTTAGATAAAAAAAGAAAGCCTTTAAAGGATATGATAGCGGTTGTGCTTGGATATGGCGGAATAGGAAAGGTTATTGCTGAAATGTTATCCTCTGTTGTTAAGGAAGTGAGGATTATTAAGAGAAAAAAAGAAGACATTCCCTTCAAGGTTTATACTTTAGATGAGTGGATGGACTACCTTCCTGATTCAGACGCTGTCTTCATTGCTATTCCTGCCGATAAAACAACCAGCCATTTTTTTAATTATGAAAAAATTGAAAGTTTTAAAAATTGCCCCTACATTGTAAATGTGGGAAGGGGAAAGGTTGTAAATGAAAAAGATATTGCAGAAGGATTGAAAAAAGGAAAAATTAACGGTTACGCAACTGATGTTTGTGAGATTGAACCACCAGATGAAAACTTTCTGTTGTGGGGTTTTGACAATGTTATTATTTCCCCCCACATCTCTGCGTTAGAGCCTGATTTCTGGGAAAAGCAGTTTGATTTTTTCGTTAAAAATTTGAGAAAATTTTTAAACGGGGAAAAACTTGAAAGTATTGTAAATGATTGA
- a CDS encoding insulinase family protein, with the protein MIKKINIALMFLVFTSFVFGGNFILKKDAKSVATGITICFKNKKFLEKKHSLPAVSDFVGHLFQVKEKKFDDKFKLLGAEVQFYDYPFIPFDDYYTNDYFGFVRIKVLPENTDRALILASQLIEEVKNFNNPDFVIATKSTFGSNIMRNKAKERAKEEIWKTYFPDGFVSLPDYNFSPKLSENDLREFLKEYLDTSNILVSIYGNFNEERVKSVLKDRFYSKNKTKIVNNLPVAKVKNHNKVINLNSKQAYVYLIYPVKDNLPVDEYAKLKLLTANASDKIAFQIREKEGLAYSIGCYLTYKGGHTFFVAYCGTNPEKANYVAKKISGMVKKLMLSPVVFEEENLTKIKNSIVFSDTLKTLPNVNKSFFNALYTLTGNFAYNKNVLDKAVKKARINRLCGRDYLDINNYLNIILK; encoded by the coding sequence ATGATAAAAAAAATTAATATTGCTTTAATGTTTTTGGTTTTCACAAGTTTTGTATTTGGAGGAAATTTTATTTTGAAAAAAGACGCTAAATCAGTTGCAACAGGGATAACAATCTGCTTTAAAAATAAAAAGTTTTTAGAAAAAAAACATAGTTTACCAGCGGTTTCAGATTTTGTGGGGCATTTGTTTCAGGTTAAAGAAAAAAAATTTGATGACAAATTCAAACTTTTAGGTGCTGAAGTACAGTTTTATGATTACCCATTCATTCCTTTTGATGATTACTATACAAACGATTACTTCGGATTTGTAAGAATAAAGGTTTTACCTGAAAACACAGATAGGGCACTAATTCTTGCATCTCAATTAATTGAAGAGGTAAAAAATTTCAACAACCCAGACTTTGTTATTGCTACAAAGTCAACCTTTGGTTCAAACATAATGAGAAACAAGGCGAAGGAGAGGGCAAAGGAAGAGATATGGAAAACATATTTTCCTGATGGCTTTGTTTCTCTCCCGGATTATAATTTTTCTCCAAAGTTAAGTGAGAATGATTTGAGGGAATTCTTAAAGGAATACCTTGATACTTCAAATATACTTGTTTCAATATACGGAAACTTTAACGAAGAGAGGGTTAAATCTGTTTTGAAGGATAGGTTTTATTCAAAAAACAAAACAAAAATAGTTAACAATTTGCCAGTTGCAAAGGTAAAGAATCACAACAAAGTTATAAATTTAAACTCTAAGCAGGCGTATGTATATCTTATTTATCCAGTGAAAGACAATCTGCCAGTTGATGAATACGCAAAATTAAAACTTTTAACTGCCAATGCTTCAGACAAAATTGCTTTTCAGATAAGGGAAAAGGAAGGATTGGCATACTCAATAGGTTGTTATTTAACCTATAAAGGCGGTCATACCTTTTTTGTTGCATACTGTGGGACAAATCCTGAAAAGGCCAATTATGTTGCAAAAAAAATCAGCGGTATGGTTAAAAAATTGATGCTTTCACCGGTGGTTTTTGAGGAAGAAAATTTGACCAAAATCAAAAATAGCATTGTTTTTTCAGATACTTTAAAAACCCTCCCAAATGTTAATAAGTCCTTTTTTAATGCACTTTACACACTTACCGGAAATTTTGCTTACAATAAAAATGTTCTTGACAAAGCTGTAAAAAAAGCGAGAATAAATAGGTTATGTGGAAGAGATTATTTAGATATTAATAATTATTTAAATATTATCTTAAAATAA
- a CDS encoding M16 family metallopeptidase codes for MKYLFFILFFPVLLFASSPRCEYATLNNGIKVVFVKVAENPVISSTVVVKVGLKHETKEINGISHLLEHLMFNGTEKRTQRQLYNDFDAIGCYNNASTSDHYTAYYLLTSKEYFEKGIEIQSDMLLHSIIPADKIGKEKGIVIEEIRKDRMSPQFEEEKAFRKAIFMGTPYEMKVIGDEKSVKSLKRATIWNFYKRYYSPKNMVILISGDFEKQKVMDYLNEYFGNVKPVEVEGKNWEIKWEKDFEKINVPSLPYNVFYFVIKGVKANSKDFPLQECYTDLLNSFLNKKLTEIDPQASISTDYTDDYGLIKVRVKVKSDEEAKKVEKIVKSAIKNPDFITDGKIKEFKISSKADTLFALERPHFYGMLMAPYLAAGCTDLIYYKKVNYNDVKAFAEKVKNFDKKSVFIEGKKNDKKN; via the coding sequence TTGAAGTATTTGTTTTTTATATTATTCTTTCCTGTATTGCTTTTTGCTTCTTCTCCAAGATGCGAGTATGCTACATTAAATAACGGCATAAAAGTTGTTTTTGTTAAGGTTGCAGAAAACCCGGTAATTTCATCAACCGTTGTTGTAAAGGTTGGTTTAAAGCATGAAACAAAAGAGATAAATGGAATTTCCCATTTACTTGAACACTTAATGTTTAACGGTACTGAAAAGAGAACACAGAGGCAGTTGTACAACGATTTTGATGCAATAGGCTGCTACAACAATGCTTCTACCTCAGACCATTACACTGCTTATTACTTGCTTACCTCAAAAGAATACTTTGAAAAGGGGATTGAAATTCAATCTGATATGCTTTTACACTCAATTATTCCTGCGGATAAAATAGGTAAAGAAAAAGGCATTGTTATTGAAGAGATAAGAAAAGACAGAATGTCTCCGCAGTTTGAAGAGGAAAAGGCTTTTAGAAAGGCTATTTTTATGGGGACACCGTATGAGATGAAGGTTATTGGAGACGAGAAAAGCGTAAAGTCTTTGAAAAGGGCAACAATATGGAATTTTTACAAGAGATACTACTCTCCTAAAAATATGGTTATTTTGATTTCAGGTGATTTCGAAAAACAGAAGGTTATGGATTATTTGAATGAGTATTTTGGTAATGTTAAGCCTGTTGAGGTTGAAGGGAAAAACTGGGAGATAAAATGGGAAAAGGATTTTGAAAAAATTAATGTACCTTCACTACCCTATAATGTTTTTTACTTTGTGATAAAAGGGGTTAAAGCAAATTCTAAAGATTTCCCTTTGCAGGAGTGTTATACAGACTTGTTAAACTCTTTCTTGAATAAAAAATTAACCGAGATAGACCCTCAAGCATCTATTTCAACAGATTATACTGATGATTACGGTTTGATTAAGGTAAGGGTTAAGGTTAAGAGTGATGAAGAAGCCAAAAAGGTGGAAAAGATAGTAAAATCTGCAATAAAAAATCCTGATTTTATCACCGATGGGAAAATTAAAGAGTTTAAAATTTCCAGTAAAGCAGACACCCTTTTTGCCCTTGAAAGGCCACATTTTTACGGTATGTTGATGGCACCTTATCTTGCAGCAGGGTGTACTGATTTAATTTACTATAAGAAGGTTAATTATAATGATGTTAAAGCATTTGCGGAAAAAGTTAAAAACTTTGATAAGAAATCGGTTTTTATAGAGGGAAAGAAAAATGATAAAAAAAATTAA
- a CDS encoding PEGA domain-containing protein, protein MKKIISIMTIIALTMVSCHRVYVGGGAAYPTGNGYVSVGGSVDTDDSGAAIVAASLLGILIGSAIYNDVHSYREKGLSAYDINIKPKDADIYLDGLYVGKADDFDGSPKFLVVKPGTHTITAKKPGYKTYTVRVSINPGEQINLNKHLEPAPVYSENKELVNNNFESPKVKKEENKVDKVFVRFNVRDLNAKVYLDDTFVGTIGEIKKLHKPLIVETTVNYIYIETKGAKIQFSLEKLIKEQGRHIVIDTQF, encoded by the coding sequence ATGAAAAAGATAATTTCTATAATGACTATAATAGCCCTTACTATGGTTTCATGTCACAGGGTTTATGTTGGAGGAGGAGCGGCATATCCAACAGGTAATGGATATGTTAGTGTCGGTGGCTCTGTTGATACTGATGATAGCGGCGCTGCAATTGTTGCTGCATCATTATTGGGGATTTTGATAGGCTCAGCTATCTACAATGATGTCCATTCATACCGTGAAAAGGGATTGTCTGCGTATGATATAAACATAAAACCGAAAGACGCAGACATTTACCTTGATGGTTTGTATGTAGGAAAGGCTGACGATTTTGACGGCTCTCCTAAATTCCTTGTGGTAAAACCAGGGACCCATACTATCACTGCCAAAAAGCCTGGATACAAAACCTATACTGTGAGGGTTTCAATCAATCCAGGAGAGCAGATAAACTTAAACAAACACCTTGAGCCTGCGCCTGTTTATTCTGAAAACAAAGAATTGGTAAATAATAACTTTGAAAGTCCAAAGGTAAAAAAAGAGGAAAATAAAGTGGACAAAGTATTTGTGAGGTTTAATGTTAGAGATTTAAACGCAAAAGTTTATCTTGATGACACTTTCGTAGGCACAATAGGGGAGATAAAAAAATTACACAAGCCTTTGATTGTTGAAACAACCGTAAATTATATTTATATTGAGACCAAAGGAGCTAAAATACAATTCTCTCTTGAAAAGTTAATTAAAGAACAGGGAAGACATATAGTTATAGATACTCAATTTTAA
- a CDS encoding histone deacetylase family protein, whose product MRLFKPKPCLYFSTEYFLGLCEKGPRSSFDCNKYRKIRDKLLEEKIVKPSYIKEPEPATWDDFRLVHSKNYVEKLKDPMFLAKILFLDYANPFDTDIIDFFKYVTGGTIQTFFSAYQDKTVCFNLGGGYHHAKKDKGEGFCPVNDVAIAIVKLFKKYGEMKVLVIDLDYHHGNGTATIFEKNENVFTFSIHRDNWDTINKKNNMDILLPDGTEDSEYLLQLKYYLPEVFDKFNPDFVVYIAGSDIHIDDSFGTFNISTEGVLERDKFVYNFVKQQNLPMGVVAGGGYGKDSWKLYYNFIKWVYKGD is encoded by the coding sequence ATGAGACTTTTCAAACCTAAACCCTGTTTGTACTTTTCAACAGAGTATTTTTTAGGGTTATGTGAAAAAGGGCCGAGAAGTTCTTTTGACTGCAATAAATATAGAAAGATAAGGGATAAACTGCTTGAAGAAAAGATTGTAAAGCCATCTTACATAAAGGAACCGGAACCGGCCACCTGGGATGATTTTCGCTTGGTGCATTCAAAAAATTATGTTGAAAAATTAAAAGACCCTATGTTTCTTGCAAAAATTCTATTTCTTGACTATGCCAATCCCTTTGATACAGACATTATAGATTTTTTTAAGTATGTTACAGGGGGCACAATTCAAACATTTTTTTCTGCTTACCAGGATAAAACAGTTTGTTTTAATTTAGGGGGAGGTTATCACCACGCAAAAAAAGACAAGGGCGAGGGATTTTGCCCTGTAAACGATGTTGCCATAGCTATTGTTAAGCTATTTAAAAAGTACGGAGAGATGAAAGTGTTGGTAATAGACCTTGATTATCACCACGGCAATGGTACAGCTACAATTTTTGAGAAAAATGAGAATGTGTTTACCTTTTCTATTCATAGAGATAACTGGGATACTATAAATAAGAAAAATAATATGGATATACTTCTTCCAGACGGAACTGAAGACAGCGAATATCTTCTTCAATTAAAATACTATCTTCCTGAGGTTTTTGATAAGTTTAATCCTGATTTCGTGGTTTATATTGCAGGCTCAGATATTCATATAGATGATAGCTTTGGCACTTTTAATATTTCTACAGAAGGGGTGCTTGAAAGGGACAAATTTGTGTATAATTTTGTAAAACAGCAAAATTTGCCAATGGGTGTTGTTGCAGGGGGAGGGTACGGAAAAGACTCCTGGAAGCTTTACTATAACTTTATAAAATGGGTATATAAGGGAGACTAA
- the coaE gene encoding dephospho-CoA kinase (Dephospho-CoA kinase (CoaE) performs the final step in coenzyme A biosynthesis.) — protein sequence MQIKEKRIVGLTGGIATGKSLVSSMFEQLGAFVIDADRVAREVVSKGSPVLKEIEKYFGKDVILPDGNLNRKKLREIIISDKEKRELLNSITHPAIIERENELVNQADSNLIIVDAALLIESGSHKRFKEIIVVYAPFEVQLKRLMERDKMSREDAERFIKTQMDIEEKKKYATYIIDNSDGIEYTRKQVKELYETFQT from the coding sequence ATGCAAATAAAAGAAAAAAGGATTGTGGGACTAACAGGCGGTATTGCAACGGGAAAAAGCCTTGTCTCTTCAATGTTTGAGCAGTTAGGGGCATTTGTAATTGATGCAGACAGGGTTGCAAGGGAAGTTGTTTCAAAGGGTAGCCCTGTTTTAAAAGAGATAGAAAAATATTTTGGAAAAGATGTCATTCTTCCTGACGGTAATTTAAATAGAAAAAAACTGAGAGAAATAATTATTTCAGATAAGGAAAAGAGAGAACTGCTTAACTCAATTACCCACCCTGCAATTATTGAGAGGGAAAATGAGCTTGTAAATCAGGCTGATTCAAATTTGATAATTGTTGATGCTGCATTACTAATTGAAAGTGGCAGTCATAAAAGATTTAAAGAGATTATAGTTGTGTATGCCCCCTTTGAAGTGCAGTTAAAAAGGCTTATGGAGAGGGATAAAATGAGCAGGGAAGATGCTGAGAGGTTTATAAAAACTCAAATGGATATTGAGGAGAAAAAAAAGTACGCAACCTATATTATTGATAATTCTGACGGCATTGAATATACAAGAAAACAGGTTAAGGAGTTGTATGAGACTTTTCAAACCTAA
- the meaB gene encoding methylmalonyl Co-A mutase-associated GTPase MeaB, whose amino-acid sequence MDIEKIVEGILQQNIRSIAKAITFVENNPSSADLIINPIFGRTGNAKIFGITGSPGAGKSTLTDKIAKSINKKGYKVGIIAIDPSSPFTGGAILGDRIRMNTLSTVDGIYIRSMATRGMLGGLNRACLDAIDILDAAHFDYIIVETVGVGQDEVDIVKVSDMNAVVLVPGMGDDIQALKAGIMEIADVFVVNKSDREGVDKLLTILNHFNTLSEKDTPIFQTIATTGKGVEELVDYMLIGVEKNAQKSVEERRLERLRYRVLKIIQEKAVDEVLKKSKDSMEIGLNKVLLRENTPYQLVEKLMELLCK is encoded by the coding sequence ATGGATATAGAAAAGATAGTTGAGGGGATTTTACAACAAAATATAAGGAGTATTGCAAAGGCTATAACCTTTGTGGAAAACAATCCTTCAAGCGCAGACTTAATTATCAATCCCATATTTGGGAGAACAGGCAATGCAAAAATCTTTGGAATAACAGGTTCTCCAGGGGCAGGTAAATCCACCTTAACAGATAAAATAGCCAAAAGTATAAACAAAAAAGGTTATAAGGTTGGAATTATAGCTATTGACCCGTCCTCTCCCTTTACAGGTGGGGCAATATTGGGAGACAGAATTAGAATGAATACACTTTCAACAGTTGATGGTATTTACATTCGCTCAATGGCAACAAGAGGGATGTTAGGGGGATTAAATAGAGCCTGCCTTGATGCAATTGATATTCTTGATGCGGCTCACTTTGACTATATTATTGTTGAAACTGTGGGGGTTGGGCAGGATGAGGTTGACATAGTGAAAGTAAGCGATATGAACGCTGTTGTGCTTGTGCCGGGTATGGGAGATGATATTCAGGCTTTAAAGGCCGGGATTATGGAAATTGCAGATGTTTTTGTTGTCAATAAATCGGATAGAGAGGGTGTTGATAAACTATTAACTATTTTAAACCACTTCAATACCCTTTCCGAAAAAGACACGCCTATCTTTCAAACAATTGCAACCACGGGAAAAGGGGTGGAAGAGTTAGTTGACTATATGTTAATTGGTGTTGAAAAGAATGCTCAAAAAAGTGTTGAGGAGAGAAGGCTGGAAAGGTTGAGGTACAGAGTGTTGAAAATAATTCAGGAAAAGGCTGTAGATGAGGTTCTGAAAAAGTCAAAGGATTCAATGGAAATTGGTTTAAACAAAGTGTTATTAAGAGAGAATACACCCTATCAACTGGTGGAAAAGTTAATGGAATTGCTATGCAAATAA
- a CDS encoding acyl-CoA dehydrogenase: protein MDFEFTQEQKMLKKMVRDFAEKEIKPHVMEWDEAQIFPKDLFHKMGELGFLGVVIPEEYGGAGYGYVEYAIIVEELSRIDGSIGLGVAAHNSLCTSHIYMFGNEEQKRKFLVPLAKGEAIGAWGLTEPGSGSDAGALKSTAKKQGDYYILNGTKQFITHGTYGDIYVVMARTNPEAGKHGISAFILDKSIEGFRPGKKENKCGMRASDTSELIFEDAKVPADRLLGKEGEGFKNALAILDGGRISIAAYCLGMAQGAYEVALRYSKERYAFGKPISAFQAIQFKLADMATKVEAARLLVYQAAALKDAGQNVNKISAMAKLYASEATVWVANEAVQILGGYGYVKEYPAEKFYRDAKLGTIGEGTSEIQRLVIARSLLRD, encoded by the coding sequence ATGGATTTTGAATTTACTCAAGAGCAAAAAATGCTAAAAAAAATGGTGAGGGATTTTGCAGAAAAAGAGATAAAACCCCATGTGATGGAGTGGGATGAGGCGCAGATTTTCCCCAAAGACCTTTTTCATAAAATGGGTGAGTTAGGTTTTTTGGGGGTTGTTATCCCCGAAGAGTACGGTGGTGCCGGATACGGTTATGTGGAATATGCAATAATTGTTGAAGAATTATCAAGGATTGATGGATCAATTGGTTTAGGGGTTGCTGCTCACAATTCCCTTTGCACAAGCCACATTTATATGTTTGGAAATGAAGAGCAGAAGAGGAAATTTTTAGTGCCGTTGGCAAAGGGAGAGGCTATAGGAGCCTGGGGATTGACTGAACCGGGAAGTGGCTCTGATGCAGGGGCTTTAAAGTCAACTGCAAAAAAACAGGGGGATTATTACATATTAAACGGTACCAAGCAGTTTATAACCCATGGTACATACGGGGATATTTATGTGGTAATGGCAAGAACAAACCCTGAGGCAGGGAAACATGGTATTTCTGCCTTTATCCTTGATAAATCAATTGAAGGGTTCAGGCCGGGTAAGAAAGAAAATAAATGTGGAATGAGGGCAAGTGATACCTCTGAATTGATTTTTGAAGATGCCAAAGTGCCGGCAGACAGATTGTTGGGAAAAGAGGGAGAAGGTTTTAAAAATGCACTTGCAATACTTGATGGGGGAAGGATATCAATTGCGGCCTATTGCCTTGGAATGGCTCAAGGGGCATATGAGGTTGCTTTGAGGTATTCAAAGGAAAGGTATGCCTTTGGTAAACCTATCTCCGCTTTTCAGGCAATTCAATTTAAACTTGCCGATATGGCAACAAAGGTTGAAGCAGCGAGGCTTCTCGTCTATCAGGCTGCAGCATTAAAGGATGCAGGGCAGAATGTAAACAAGATCTCTGCTATGGCAAAGCTATACGCATCTGAGGCTACTGTCTGGGTTGCAAACGAGGCTGTCCAGATATTAGGGGGATATGGCTATGTTAAAGAGTATCCTGCTGAAAAGTTTTATAGAGATGCTAAATTAGGTACCATTGGAGAAGGTACTTCTGAAATCCAGAGGCTTGTTATTGCAAGAAGCTTGTTGAGAGACTAA
- a CDS encoding S41 family peptidase yields the protein MKKKILFPVVLLLTVFVGIFAVEYSKKVASLVDLGDFLKKNSVNEFTYKKFVEGSIDGMLSTLDPHSTFLNEEAYRRMTEEQRGKFYGVGMIISQRNGKITVIAPIANTPAAKAGIRSGDIIYAINGEPTEGMNVNDAVSKLRGKKGTKVVITIKRPGYKKLLTFTIMRAEIPERTVEYAFMVNKDTGYILVKSFGEKTGKEVYDALKKLQKQGMKKLILDLRNNPGGLLSSAVIVSDLFLPKGDLVVYIKGRTKEERSDYYARNNFGFENIPLVVLINRGSASGSEIVAGSIQDNDRGLIVGKTSWGKGLVQTVFEIEKKMALALTTAKYYTPSGRCIQRDYKTSFGDYFNPQLQTEEEKNENKPVFKTTKLKRTVYGGGGITPDYTVDSGKLSDFLVKLRFRDSAFFRFAVEYTNKHKDIKKSFVADDSVLDDFKSFLKKNGIDFTEKDIKDNLKLIKVLIEQEVLNIKFGLAEGTKRFLEVDKQFQKALELFPEAEALYKKAQKTKKK from the coding sequence GTTGATTTAGGAGATTTTTTAAAGAAAAATTCAGTTAACGAATTTACCTATAAAAAGTTTGTTGAAGGCTCAATAGACGGAATGCTTTCAACCCTTGATCCCCACTCCACCTTTTTAAATGAAGAAGCGTATAGAAGAATGACTGAGGAACAAAGGGGTAAGTTTTACGGGGTTGGAATGATTATCTCCCAGAGAAACGGGAAAATAACTGTAATTGCTCCAATTGCAAATACCCCTGCTGCAAAGGCTGGAATTCGTTCCGGCGATATAATTTACGCAATTAACGGTGAGCCGACAGAGGGGATGAATGTAAATGACGCAGTATCAAAGCTGAGAGGTAAGAAAGGGACAAAGGTTGTTATAACAATTAAAAGGCCAGGGTATAAAAAACTCCTTACCTTTACCATAATGCGTGCAGAAATACCTGAAAGGACTGTTGAATATGCATTTATGGTAAACAAAGATACAGGGTATATTCTTGTAAAAAGCTTTGGTGAAAAAACCGGCAAAGAGGTTTATGATGCCCTTAAAAAATTGCAAAAGCAGGGGATGAAAAAACTTATTCTTGATTTGAGAAATAACCCCGGTGGATTATTAAGTTCTGCTGTTATTGTTTCTGATTTGTTTTTGCCAAAGGGAGATTTGGTCGTATATATAAAGGGAAGAACTAAAGAAGAGAGGTCTGATTACTATGCAAGAAACAACTTTGGATTTGAAAATATCCCCCTTGTTGTTTTAATAAACAGGGGAAGTGCTTCAGGTTCGGAAATTGTTGCTGGTTCAATTCAGGACAATGACAGAGGCCTGATTGTGGGAAAAACCTCCTGGGGTAAGGGGCTTGTTCAAACAGTGTTTGAGATAGAGAAAAAGATGGCTCTTGCTTTAACAACTGCGAAATACTATACCCCATCTGGAAGGTGTATTCAAAGGGATTACAAAACCTCTTTTGGAGATTATTTTAATCCACAATTGCAAACTGAAGAGGAAAAGAATGAAAATAAACCTGTCTTTAAAACAACAAAATTGAAGAGAACGGTTTACGGTGGAGGGGGCATTACCCCTGATTATACCGTTGATTCCGGCAAATTAAGTGACTTTCTTGTTAAGTTGAGATTCAGGGATTCAGCATTCTTCAGGTTTGCAGTGGAATATACAAATAAGCACAAAGATATTAAAAAATCTTTTGTTGCAGATGACTCTGTTTTAGATGATTTTAAATCCTTTTTAAAGAAAAACGGGATAGATTTTACTGAAAAGGATATTAAAGATAATTTAAAACTTATTAAGGTATTGATTGAGCAAGAAGTTTTAAACATTAAATTCGGGCTGGCAGAGGGAACAAAAAGGTTTCTTGAAGTAGATAAGCAGTTTCAGAAAGCCCTTGAATTGTTTCCTGAAGCAGAAGCCCTTTACAAAAAGGCTCAAAAAACAAAGAAAAAATAG